TTACCTTCCACAATAATGGCTGTCGCTTTTTCGTGGCTAAACGCTGGTTTATAGACCCGTTCAGTGATCAAAGCGTCGTACACATCAGCAAGTGCCATCATTCGAGCTGATAAAGGAATGTCTTCTCCTCTAAGCCCTTGTGGATAGCCAGAACCATCCCACTTCTCATGGTGACAATACGCAATTTCTTTAGCGAATATTAGAAAATTATCGGCATAGCCTAATGATGCCTCAGCTGCGCAGATTGCTTCAAACCCGTAGAATGCATGTTTTTTCATCTGCTCGAATTCTTCTTCTGTTAACGGCCCTGGTTTAAGCAAAATACAATCGGCTACTCCGACTTTTCCGATATCGTGTAAAGGCGCAGATTTAGCAATCGATGTGATAATGTCAGGGGTTAACTCACTCGCATAGCGCTCATTTTTTGCCAATTCGCGCGCGAGGATTTCAACGTACTTTTTGGTACGACGAATATGATTGCCTGTCTCTGGGTCTCGAGATTCCGCCAACGCGCCCATCGCAACCATTACGACATCCTGTAGGTCGCTTAACTGTTGCGTCCTCTCTAATACTTTCTGCTCTAACGTTTCGTTGTGTTGAGCCAACTGCAAGTTTGCAGCTTGTAATTTCAAATGGGTTCTGACGCGCTGTTTTAAAATGACAGGGCTAATCGGCTTAGTGATATAGTCAACCGCACCAATTTCAAGGCCTCGCGTTTCATCGAGCTCATTCGTCATCGCGGTCAGAAAAATAACCGGAATGTCCGATGTCTCTGGATTTGCTTTGAGTGCTTCGCACATTTGATAGCCATCGATGTCCGGCATCATAATGTCCAACAAAATGAGGTTTGGCTTTCTCCTCTCAATGATCTTGAATGCGATTTTGGCATTCACTGCAACCTGCAGCGTGTAGTCATCCCCCAGAATCCCCTTGACCACTTCCAGATTGGTTGGGGTATCGTCGACCGCTAAAATTACTTGCTTGTCTTGTGTTTCCATACCGACTAACTCTCTAATAAATGCTAAATTGTTCAACACAGTTTTTGGTTACACTGGATTAAGCCTTCCAACGTAGTTGTGCTGTTTATTCTTTTTCGCTACCTATTCTTGGTTAGCTTTCTAAAACTTCTGAGCTGCCCTCTTGCTCATTCATCGATTGTTGTTTTACGTTTTCTGTTAATTCTTGTACTAGAGGCATTGCGGCTTCAAAGTCGAAATTCGCCATCGCTTGTGACGCTTGCGCGACCCTATTTTTATCTAACATGCCTCCAGCCAAATCGACGAGTTGGTCAAAGCTGTCGACCGCGACACTATCAAACTCTTCAAGTTGCTGAATTAAGTCACGCGCTATCTGTTGGAATTGCACCGCGTCAAAGGCCTGCGCTGACTCTTCTGAAACCGTGTCTTTCGCCAACGCATCCCCTATTGCTTGCAACATTTTATTGAGTGACTCGCTGAGCTCATTGAGCATAGCCTGTTCCACCTCAGTCAATTGGCATTGCTTTTCTTCTCTTTGTTTGGCTAACGCGTGCTCCAAAGCTTCCGCAGGTTTCATGACGAAGTTTGCACCAATATTGCCAGCAATACCTTTGAGTGAATGTGTGGCGATCACTGCTGTTTCTATGTCTTTGTTTTCTATCGAACGAGTTAATCGCTCAACAAAGTCACTTTCACTTTGCACTACATTATGTAGGGTTTTCTTATACGCTTTGATATTGCCGCCCAAGCGCTGAATCGCAGCGTCGGTATCAAACCCTTCAATGTCAAAATCGCTTTCGGTTTCTAGATCTGGAATCACCTCTACGGATTGCCCTGTTGGTTCAATCCAAGTTGCCAGCATTTCAAATACTTGATTAGGGTTGATAGGCTTAGGCAAATGGTCGTTCATACCGGCTTCGATACACTTCTCTTTATCCCCGGCCATGGCATTCGCCGTCATCGCAATAATTGGCAAGTGGTCAAATTCACCGGTCTCGCGAATCGCTTTCGTCGCTTGATAGCCATCCAGTACGGGCATTTGGATATCCATCAACACCAAATCAAAATGGTTGGCTTTCACCTGCTCTATTGCTTCCTGACCGTTTTCCGCTGTGGTCACTTCTAGCCCTGCCAAAGTTAAGAGTTCAATCGCTATTTGCTGGTTAATTTGGTTATCTTCAACCAGTAGGACACTCGCCCCGGCAATTCCCTGGGCGATAGAAGTATCTATCTTGTTGGAGTAAGTCTTCGCATTGGATATTTTGCTTGGTTCTGTCATCGCGCTAAGCAACGTATCAAATAGCGTTGACGCACTGACTGGTTTAGTCAAAGCGGCATCAATATTCAAACCTTTTAATTTCGATGTCATATCGTCTTTGTCATACGCGGTAACCATCACTAAACGAGGTTGCGTCGCCAAATGTTCTAACTCGGTGATTCGGCGCCCTAGTTCGAGGCCATCCATTCCTGGCATTTTCCAATCACAAAGCACAACATCAAATGGGTTTTGTTGCTGATCAGCATCCTCAAGCATACCCAACGCCTCGGCGCCCGACACTGCTGTCTCGGCCTTAAAGTTCAAGCTTTGACACAAGTTGAGCAGGATTTCTCGAGCCGCTAAGCTGTCATCTACAACTAAAATTCGCATACCTTCTAGACGTTTAGCGCAAGGTAAACTTGGCTGCTCTATATTGCTCGAAACACCCAATTTCGCGGTAAAGATAAACTGGCTTCCCTCGCCTTCTTTGCTTTCTACATGAATCGTTCCGCCCATCATTTCACATAGCGTTTTGCTGATAGTTAAACCTAGGCCTGTACCACCATATTTGCGCGTAGTAGAGGCATCGGCTTGACTAAATGATTGGAACAATCGCGATATTTGCTCTTGGGTCATACCAATCCCAGTATCAGCAACGGTGAATTGAGCAAGAATCTGTTGCCCATCCGATTCCAACTGCTCGATCTTGATGATGATTTCACCTTGTTCGGTGAATTTAATCGCGTTATTGGTAAGATTAAGTAGAACTTGGCCTAAACGAAGCGGGTCGCCAATTAACTGTAGCGGAATGTTAGGGTCTAAATCGACAAGCAGTTCCAGACCTTTTTCTTGCGACTTCTGCGTGACAACTTGGACTAAGTTATCAATGGTTTTTTGTAGATTGAAATCAATATGCTCTAGATCAAGCTTACCTGCCTCAATCTTTGAAAAGTCGAGAATGTCATTGATGATACCGAGCAGCGATTCCGCAGAAACCTGAATTTTATTCAAATAATCCGCTTGTTTCTTCGTTAACTCAGTCTGCAACGCCAAATAACTCATACCGATAATCGCATTCATAGGTGTGCGAATTTCGTGACTCATGTTGGCTAAGAAATCACTCTTGGCACGCGTCGCTTCTTCAGCCTTGAGTTTCGCTTGCTTGAGCTCTCTCTCGGCTTCTTTGCGCTTGGTCGCATCACGTACAATACCACTATACAAATGCTCACCTAACAACTGTGATTGACTGACGGAAATCTCTAGCTCAATCTTGCTTCCATCTTTTTTGTAGCCAACGCACTCCATAATCAAACTCGAGCTATCGTCATCGTCACTCTGAGTAAATTCTCGATACGCTAAATGGAATGGTTTAGAAACTAAATGGTCAATGGACAACTCTGCATCCAAGACCTCTTTAGCCTGATAATCAAAAATGTTTTCTGCTGCTGGGCTAAACTCGATAATCTTGCCATGACTATCAATAACGATGATCCCATCAGACGCATTATCAATAATTGCGCGAGTACGCTTGTTGTTGTTCTTAAGTTCTAACGTACGCATCTCTACTTCACGCTCAAGTTCAACTTGTGTTCTCGCTAATGCTCGAGTCGCGCGCGTACCCACTTTAAGCGTGAAAATACTGGTACCAAACATCAGTATGAGAGCAACCGCCAATATCGACCAAACGGTAATTTTGAAGGTGTGCAATAAGGCATAAGCCTCAGTGACATCCATTTCCGCCGCAATACCTATATTTAACGCACCATCCCAAATCCATTTACCAACGACCGGAACACCTCGGTAATCGTTGTAACCGCCAATATCGCGACCTGAGTTCCCCTCACTAATACTTTGCGCCATCTTAGTGAGCGGCCATTCCGGGCTTGGCGCTTGTGGATGCTTAAATAAATCGGTTTGCGGATCAGCAATTCTTACGTTAAGTGAAGGACTCTGCCCTTCTTGGAGTAAGCCAATTTTCTTGAGGTCTTGCTCAAAGCGAATATTGGAAAGTAGGATACCCGAACGGTCAATCGCATACGTTTCTCCACTCTTGCCAATAAACCCAGCCGACAAAATTGATGAAAACTCGCCTTTAAAATCGACCCGCTTTGTTAATACCGCGATTGTTCGTCCCGATTGATTAACAACAGGTACGGCAAAGAACATAGTTGGTGGATTTCTATCGGCGTTATCCTGACCAAGACTCACATCAGAGCGAATCGGTGGTACAAATACACTGTGACCTTTGAGTACCTTACTCATTAAATCCGGCCGTTGTATTTCAATGAGATTGACCGTACCGATATTCGTATCTCGTCGAGAGGCGATACTGACCTTATCCGGCGCAATAACGAAATACCCAAACGAACCAGAGATCCCCGTTCTGCTCTCAATAAACTCTCGTAATTGATGTTGTAGTGGTGTGTGTACTAATGCTTGGGGGGAACGCTCTACCTCAAGTAAACGTTCAATGATTTTGACTAATTGTGGGTTACGCCCAAGTTGACTCAGTGTTTGCAATTCAAGGTCGACCCAGCCCACGGTGCGCTTGTGAGCCGAAGCCAAAATAGTGGCTAAACTATGGTTGAGTGACTCTTGGCTCTGATGTTCTGCGTATTCAGTCACCACAACAGCGGAAAATAGCAATACACCAGACAGTGCCGCCTGTACTCCCATAAACGAACGTTTGAAACTCTTATTACCGAGTTTTTTCGCCAGTGAATGATCATTAATCTTAAACACGCGCGAGATGAGTAGTAATAAGGCTAACGTTAGGATGACAGCTGCCGCAATAACGTAACGCAAGGAGTCCATCATATTGAGATCTGCGGATTTAAACGCAATCGCAGGAGGGGCTTGATACCAATCGTTTTTTGTCAGTACTAACTCTTTTAAGTTGATCGACTCTAACCCTTTTTGCACGATCGTTTGAAGTTCAGGGGCTTGTTTGTTCGTCCAAAAATGCAATGCTGATGGAGTTACGACGTCTTCATCAATGGCGCGTACACCATCGACATTATTTTTATCTAACCAATCTAAAACGACCGTTTCTGCATCAAGCACTGCGTCAGCGCGGCCATCTAAAACCGCACTGATAGCTTCGTTAATTCCAGGAGTTTCGAGAACTTTTATATCGGGATAAATGCTCTTAACTTTGTCTATCGTGGTATAGCCTTTCGAGATGGCAACTGTCGCGTTAGCTAAATCCGAAACGCGTTGAAATTGGCGTTTGTTATCCAGAACAAAGTACAACTCACGCACCATAAAATATGGTGATGAAAACTCACCAAACTGCTTACGACTCTCCGTTTTATAAGCGTGCGGCAAAATATCAATTTCACCATTTTTAAATGCTTGCAGTAACTCATCCCAAGTTCCAGAGACGATTTCAACTTGCATACCAGAACGGGCAATAATTTCGTTAACAATGTCGCCAGATAGCCCTGCTACGTTACCTCGCTCGTCCATAAACAGCATCGGCGGCCATTGTTCAATACCAATTTTTACCGTGTTGTTTGCCAACCACTGACGTTCGCTCGGGTCTAAATCTAATCGGGCTAATACTTGTTGCTGAATGGCAAGCAAATCTAAGCGCTCGCTGAACGTTTGCAGAGCAAGCATATATTGGTCTTTATAGTCGTGATAATCATCGCTGTTGATTAATGCCATGGCATCACTAAGACGATCATCCTGAACAAATCCAATCGCGCGCATCTCTAATGCCACACGTTCAAAATGAGCCTTTTCTAATTGCTTGACGGTATCAAAGTTCTGCCCTTGCTGACTGGCTAATAAGCTATTTAATAATTCGGTCAATCTAGGCTCGGTGTTTAGGTATCTGTCATACCATTTTCTATCACCGGAAAAGGAGTAGCTGAGAATGGAAGAAGTTAACACTTCATCTAGGTATTTAAGTTCTACCGCGATGTTTTGGGTTTGTGCCGGAGGATGATAGCGAGACTGAAACGAAGACGGGTTATTTTCTTCTGCAGTAAGAGAGAGTGGCAACATCAACATGCAATAAGCAAATGCTACCCAAAATGATTGTAGATTGAATCCCCTGAACACATAACTCATATACCGCATAACACGCATCCATTGCCTTACCCATAACTTTAAAAAATTAGGAAAGGTTCCTTGGTTCATCAACTGATTACATAGTGTTACTTCACGGAATGTGCTCTAGATTTGTTTAGTTGTGTTAATTTTGAGAGTCTTGTTCGTGAACAACAAATATGTTCACCAACCTGCGGACATAAATGACTAATTAAACAATATAAAAAGCAGCTTAACGCTGCTTTTTTACTGATTATACCGATACTTAACGTTGCGGTTTTTGTGTTTTGTTGCGTGAGCCGTGAGCACCAGCTG
Above is a window of Vibrio taketomensis DNA encoding:
- a CDS encoding response regulator is translated as MLPLSLTAEENNPSSFQSRYHPPAQTQNIAVELKYLDEVLTSSILSYSFSGDRKWYDRYLNTEPRLTELLNSLLASQQGQNFDTVKQLEKAHFERVALEMRAIGFVQDDRLSDAMALINSDDYHDYKDQYMLALQTFSERLDLLAIQQQVLARLDLDPSERQWLANNTVKIGIEQWPPMLFMDERGNVAGLSGDIVNEIIARSGMQVEIVSGTWDELLQAFKNGEIDILPHAYKTESRKQFGEFSSPYFMVRELYFVLDNKRQFQRVSDLANATVAISKGYTTIDKVKSIYPDIKVLETPGINEAISAVLDGRADAVLDAETVVLDWLDKNNVDGVRAIDEDVVTPSALHFWTNKQAPELQTIVQKGLESINLKELVLTKNDWYQAPPAIAFKSADLNMMDSLRYVIAAAVILTLALLLLISRVFKINDHSLAKKLGNKSFKRSFMGVQAALSGVLLFSAVVVTEYAEHQSQESLNHSLATILASAHKRTVGWVDLELQTLSQLGRNPQLVKIIERLLEVERSPQALVHTPLQHQLREFIESRTGISGSFGYFVIAPDKVSIASRRDTNIGTVNLIEIQRPDLMSKVLKGHSVFVPPIRSDVSLGQDNADRNPPTMFFAVPVVNQSGRTIAVLTKRVDFKGEFSSILSAGFIGKSGETYAIDRSGILLSNIRFEQDLKKIGLLQEGQSPSLNVRIADPQTDLFKHPQAPSPEWPLTKMAQSISEGNSGRDIGGYNDYRGVPVVGKWIWDGALNIGIAAEMDVTEAYALLHTFKITVWSILAVALILMFGTSIFTLKVGTRATRALARTQVELEREVEMRTLELKNNNKRTRAIIDNASDGIIVIDSHGKIIEFSPAAENIFDYQAKEVLDAELSIDHLVSKPFHLAYREFTQSDDDDSSSLIMECVGYKKDGSKIELEISVSQSQLLGEHLYSGIVRDATKRKEAERELKQAKLKAEEATRAKSDFLANMSHEIRTPMNAIIGMSYLALQTELTKKQADYLNKIQVSAESLLGIINDILDFSKIEAGKLDLEHIDFNLQKTIDNLVQVVTQKSQEKGLELLVDLDPNIPLQLIGDPLRLGQVLLNLTNNAIKFTEQGEIIIKIEQLESDGQQILAQFTVADTGIGMTQEQISRLFQSFSQADASTTRKYGGTGLGLTISKTLCEMMGGTIHVESKEGEGSQFIFTAKLGVSSNIEQPSLPCAKRLEGMRILVVDDSLAAREILLNLCQSLNFKAETAVSGAEALGMLEDADQQQNPFDVVLCDWKMPGMDGLELGRRITELEHLATQPRLVMVTAYDKDDMTSKLKGLNIDAALTKPVSASTLFDTLLSAMTEPSKISNAKTYSNKIDTSIAQGIAGASVLLVEDNQINQQIAIELLTLAGLEVTTAENGQEAIEQVKANHFDLVLMDIQMPVLDGYQATKAIRETGEFDHLPIIAMTANAMAGDKEKCIEAGMNDHLPKPINPNQVFEMLATWIEPTGQSVEVIPDLETESDFDIEGFDTDAAIQRLGGNIKAYKKTLHNVVQSESDFVERLTRSIENKDIETAVIATHSLKGIAGNIGANFVMKPAEALEHALAKQREEKQCQLTEVEQAMLNELSESLNKMLQAIGDALAKDTVSEESAQAFDAVQFQQIARDLIQQLEEFDSVAVDSFDQLVDLAGGMLDKNRVAQASQAMANFDFEAAMPLVQELTENVKQQSMNEQEGSSEVLES
- a CDS encoding two-component system response regulator, translated to METQDKQVILAVDDTPTNLEVVKGILGDDYTLQVAVNAKIAFKIIERRKPNLILLDIMMPDIDGYQMCEALKANPETSDIPVIFLTAMTNELDETRGLEIGAVDYITKPISPVILKQRVRTHLKLQAANLQLAQHNETLEQKVLERTQQLSDLQDVVMVAMGALAESRDPETGNHIRRTKKYVEILARELAKNERYASELTPDIITSIAKSAPLHDIGKVGVADCILLKPGPLTEEEFEQMKKHAFYGFEAICAAEASLGYADNFLIFAKEIAYCHHEKWDGSGYPQGLRGEDIPLSARMMALADVYDALITERVYKPAFSHEKATAIIVEGKGSHFDPILVDVFLANAERFEKIANRYRDHANDNELCKQGE